The Ochotona princeps isolate mOchPri1 chromosome 1, mOchPri1.hap1, whole genome shotgun sequence genome has a segment encoding these proteins:
- the EZR gene encoding ezrin, producing the protein MPKPINVRVTTMDAELEFAVQPNTTGKQLFDQVVKTIGLREVWYFGLQYVDNKGFPTWLKLDKKVSAQEVKKENPVQFKFRAKFYPEDVSEELIQDITQKLFFLQVKEGILSDEIYCPPETAVLLGSYAVQAKFGDYNKETHKSGYLSSERLIPQRVMDQHKLTRDQWEDRIQVWHAEHRGMLKDSAMLEYLKIAQDLEMYGINYFEIKNKKGTDLWLGVDALGLNIYEKDDKLTPKIGFPWSEIRNISFNDKKFVIKPIDKKAPDFVFYAPRLRINKRILQLCMGNHELYMRRRKPDTIEVQQMKAQAREEKQQKQMERQQLESEKKRRETVEKEKEQMLREKEELMLRLQDYEQKTKKAEKELSDQIQRALQLEDERKRAQEESERLEADRVAALRAKEELERQAADQIKSQEQLAAELAEYTAKIALLEEARKRKENEVEVWQHRAREAQDDLVKTKEELHLVMTTPPPPPPMYEPVSYHVRENLHEEGAEPLGYSAELSSEGILDDRNEEKRLTEAEKNERVQRQLLTLSSELSQARDENKRTHNDIIHNENMRQGRDKYKTLRQIRQGNTKQRIDEFEAM; encoded by the exons ATGCCGAAGCCA ATCAACGTCCGCGTCACCACCATGGACGCAGAGCTGGAGTTCGCCGTCCAGCCGAACACCACGGGGAAGCAGCTGTTCGATCAG GTGGTCAAGACCATCGGCCTGCGGGAGGTGTGGTACTTCGGCCTCCAGTACGTGGACAATAAGGGCTTCCCCACCTGGTTGAAACTGGATAAAAAG GTGTCCGCCCAGGAGGTCAAGAAGGAGAACCCGGTGCAGTTCAAGTTCCGAGCCAAGTTCTATCCCGAGGACGTGTCCGAGGAGCTCATCCAGGACATCACGCAGAAGCTGTTCTTCCTGCAAGTGAAGGAGGGCATCCTGAGTGATGAGATTTACTGCCCGCCCGAGACCGCCGTGCTGCTGGGCTCCTACGCCGTGCAGGCCAAGTTTGGAGATTACAACAAGGAGACACACAAGTCGGGCTACCTCAGCTCCGAGCGGCTCATTCCGCAGAG GGTCATGGACCAACACAAGCTCACCCGGGACCAGTGGGAGGACCGGATCCAGGTGTGGCATGCCGAGCACCGTGGGATGCTCAA AGACAGCGCCATGCTGGAGTACCTCAAGATCGCCCAGGACCTGGAGATGTATGGGATCAACTACTTTGAGATCAAGAACAAGAAAGGGACAGACCTGTGGCTCGGGGTCGACGCGCTTGGCCTGAACATCTATGAGAAGGATGACAA GTTGACCCCAAAGATTGGCTTCCCTTGGAGTGAAATACGGAACATCTCTTTCAATGACAAGAAGTTCGTCATTAAGCCCATCGACAAAAAGGCCCCT GACTTTGTGTTCTACGCCCCTCGCCTGCGCATCAACAAGCGGATCCTGCAGCTGTGTATGGGCAACCACGAGCTGTACATGCGCCGCCGGAAGCCCGACACCATCGAAGTgcagcagatgaaggcccagGCCCgcgaggagaagcagcagaagcagatggAGCG GCAACAGCTGGAGTCAGAAAAGAAGAGGCGGGAGACcgtggagaaggagaaggagcagaTGCTGCGGGAGAAGGAGGAGCTCATGCTGCGGCTACAGGACTACGAGCAGAAGACCAAAAAGGCCGAGAAAG AACTCTCTGATCAGATCCAGAGAGCCCTGCAGCTGGAGGATGAGAGGAAGCGAGCGCAGGAGGAGTCGGAGCGCCTGGAGGCCGACCGTGTGGCCGCACTGCGGGCCAAGGAGGAGCTGGAGAGGCAGGCGGCTGACCAGATTaagagccaggagcagctg GCCGCGGAGCTGGCTGAATACACCGCCAAGATTGCCCTGCTGGAGGAGGCAAGGAAGCGCAAGGAGAACGAGGTGGAGGTGTGGCAGCACCGG GCCAGGGAGGCCCAGGATGACCTGGTGAAGACCAAGGAGGAGCTGCACCTGGTGATGACCACGCCCCCGCCGCCACCCCCCATGTATGAGCCGGTGAGCTACCATGTGCGGGAGAACCTGCACGAGGAGGGCGCCGAGCCGCTGGGCTACAGCGCCGAGCTGTCCAGCGAGGGCATCCTGGATGACCGCAACGAGGAGAAGCGCCTCACCGAGGCCGAGAAGAACGAGCGTGTGCAGCGGCAGCTGCTG ACCCTGAGCAGTGAGCTGTCCCAGGCCAGAGACGAGAACAAGAGGACACACAATGACATCATCCACAACGAGAACATGCGGCAAGGCCGCGACAAGTACAAGACGCTGCGGCAGATCCGGCAGGGCAACACGAAGCAGCGCATCGACGAGTTCGAGGCCatgtga